Below is a genomic region from Cydia strobilella chromosome 24, ilCydStro3.1, whole genome shotgun sequence.
GTAAACTAAATACTACATACTACATATCGGCTTGAAGAATcttaatatctaaataattataatgtagataataacaaaacttactAAATTGTAGGTTCCCATAAAGAGGATTTGGACAGTCGAAGAATATTTTAGACTCAACATTCCCTAAATTTGCTGTATTGTCGGTAGCAAAGGCGACGTATTTGATATTCCAGTTAGTATTGTCGCGGTGCTCGACTAGTACCTTATTGCCACTCTTGTCAGTGCCAATATGCTCGAAGGTCATGTTATGTCCGGTACCTTGAATTCCTGaatgtcaaaataaatgtaCCATTAGTATTTTACGTACCAAGAGCATGCTGGTCTGTCGAGTTGTTGGGACcctcaaaaaccggccaagtgcgagtcgggcacCAAGgattccgtactattacgcaaaagatggcaaaaaaatcacgtttcttgtatgggagccccacttaaatatgtattttattctgtttttagtatttgttgttatagcggcaacagaaatacatcatctgtgaaaatttcaactgtctacctatcacggttcgtgagatacagcctggtgacagacggacagaaagacaaacagacagacagacagacagacagacagcggagtcttagtaatagggacccgtttttaccctttgggtacgaaaccctaaaagttTAGCGTTTTTTCACCTTTTTACGAAACATTTTAATATCTCCGAAACTAGAAACCCTCATAAGGTACCTACCTTttcccgtgggacgtcacatattaatatattacgataaactccctccacactcgtgcgcgaatcgcggcgcgtagtctggagcgagctatTGATACTCTCGTGTTAAatgttaagggccctccacactcatgcgcgaatcacggcgcgaagccgcgattcgcgcatgagtgtggacaCTTAAGACAAATATGCTGTTAATCGCATTTAGACTATCgttaacttagcggtttcactcacgtatttttagtcactcgcgcgacatctttcggagagcctagttcTCCATTTTCaaacactaacagtgcctgagtgagtagcggtcacgacgggcggGCGCCACGTACTGCGACTGCTGACTGGACTGCgtacctaggctctccgaaacatgtcgcgcgagtgactaaaaatacgtgagtgaaacctcAGCGAAATCTAtggcgaaatcgactccacactcgcgttcgcggcttcgcgccgcgtagtagtctggagcgggctattGATACTACTCTCTTGTTTCAGTAAATGTTAGACAAATATGCTGTTGTTATAGTCTTTCGATTTCAAACGggccccgaacggcttatcctttgtctattgttaagtaaaacggcGCGTGCTACTACCTGTATAAAAAAATGGATGGATCGCTTTAACCGGTTATTTAATTACGACTTTATGGTAATTGGAATAATATTCAAAATGAACTAGTGGGAACATATAATTGGAGGCTGTGTGTGGTCTCTCTACGGTTATTGGGTGCCGGCGAGttgaacgctacagaaccagtttAAAATGTATCATCGAGATGCGTATAAATACGCATAactaacgctatctctactgagctcgttcacttacctgtactaacaatggcattctgttaaacaaaagccattatttattttgtgtgagcgcgtgtgAGCCTCGGGCAcaaaaaggccacgcgctcacacaaaagaaataatggcttttgtttaacagaatgccattgttagtacgtaactgaacgagctcagtagagatagcgttaactataacaaaggcgcgttattaGACAGCGCACCTACACTGattttttgagcgttggactagcccgcgttcaggtgccaattagaattacacGACTCTTTTTTGCAGATAGTGGCACGtgcttaacaatagacaaaagattagccgttcggggcaTATTTGAAATTGAAAGACTATACCCGAAGTGAACCTGATGACGAACAACCTGGACTCCTTCCACGGAAGCTGCCACGGCTGCTCGTTCTGAAGCAAGAAGTTCTTCACCTTCTCATTGCCGCGGCCGTCCCTGATCTTGATTTGCGAAGGGTACGCAGTCGGAACTTTCGGGTGCCACACTTTAATATCTGTACATTTACTCTACATGTTAAACATAATCACATCCATAATtccatatgaagggtacacggaaataaCATGTGTAGTGTAGTCTGGCAGGCTAGCTTTAAGCAGTGCTGTTAACACTGGCTGCCTCCGAGATGACTTTATTCAATATACTCTATGatgacttttttatttgtaggtagatTGTAGTTGTTAttgaccgcgggccaggaacagatttccatgaccaatcgcctcccgggcgaaaactcgtatagtggttaacggctatgtatgatgaaccctcgtgaacgtcagccgctccgttggtgggttgaggaatggcagcaaataaagtctataaccTAAtaggcctattttagatttaagctatttattaatttcggttacgtagtaccactgtatacatcatgtatgtaaataaaactgtTACTTTCACAATTGTTTTGTACTGTGAAGTGAATTAGTCAAAAAACGAAGCACTAACGCGCGCTCTAAGACGCGATCGTATGCAAATTCTTTCACGGTTCGCgctgtgaagttgtggaacgagttgcccctgtcgctcaaacagtcccagtctgtagcgtcactcaaggctaatctgaagaagctttggctttccaatcagcgtgatctggttaagtactaacctttatttttattttcttacacttgcgatatttatatatattataatatatataatgctagtatgtattttaatctttagtgttatttctttttttaaatattaatttgtacttacatcctgtaagtttgtctatctgacctggctatagttttccactcatctactcgaaggttagctggaagagatcccttatagggataagttcgcctttgtacttccattactataatttatttttgtaaacctgtgttgtgtacaataaagtgattactactactactaacttaCCGAATATATAATGTCTTCTCACATTCCCGATCGGGCCCTCCGACAGCCGGATCAACATCCTGTAGGGAGGGAATGCAATAACCGGTAAAATCTTTAACCGATTAAATACtcgtaacaaataaaaattcaaaagatttatgttttaaaaaaactttctcAATGACATAAAAAAGTTGATCGACCCTTATGTAATCGGTTATGACCAAATAATAACCGATAATCGGTTGTAACCGGTTTCGCTTATTTTtgacaaataattataaattatcatattttgttttgtttgaaaatgaaggatcaaggcgtaattagagtgacaccAATAAATGGATATTACAGtcttaagaaaaaaacgtgcctcaaaaatcacgaaaatttgattctcgatcagatggtgccactagctttggcctactctcgtatagagggcgttgacggtttaatttgttatttataattttaacgcatttatataaaaataaaaaatgcaaataaaaaaatcatttatccatatttaaatacattttaacgtatttttataaatcttcatttttagttttaaagtatgtcgatagattggcagtgaatttacagtggtaacaaaatttactatgacagtctctagctctatcttattatatcctctttggtgacGGAGAATACCCGTTTGGGCCGTTTGCGAACAACAATTTGCGTagttcggtgttcgcggtaggctctcTGTAGTTACGGTCATAACCGATTTGTATTCCCTACCTGTTGGCGGAGGACCACAGGCCAAAGTAGATATCCCAGCGCGCCGCCGATTTGTTCAGGTTCTGGAAATCTTCGATCTTGTAGTTGTGCTTGTTGGAAAATGCGATTTCGTTTGTGCAATCCGCTTTCTTACACCACTCAAATATTCCCGAAGCTGAAattataaagggccctccacactcgtgcgcgaatagCTGCGCGAACCCGCGAACaagagtgtggagtctagttcgctaattagcgaaatcgactccacactcgcgttcgcagcttcgcgccgcgtagtctggagcgggcttaacaCATTCTTTAGCGTTAGCTTGCTCTGGGCGCActagttattgttattttaggGCCGtggaataatagtacattgtacagtcgccaccagatatttcggagcggccgaggcgctcacaatatctgagcacgcctcTATTCTCAGGGCgatagtgcgtgttcagatattgtgaacacgttgtccgctcagatatatctgatggcgactgtacaacgttGGGGgtgtaatgtactgtatttacctcagtatatcatacgatgtaatgtatttccaacgattcgccaacacaaacatcacgcggtacgtccggctctgctcaccgcataatatcgactgaccctaactgtcagtgacgtcaccatgacgtaagcgtcaatacactacagggggtaagtaaaattttgttaaCGAGGACTCGAATGCAATAtttttacccccggagttaacacacaatgtttttcatcacacttgcaaagaaaaactatttaaattaattattattgcttaaataaataaatacttgcaAATGTCTTGGGTAACAGCTCTTACGCGTCATCTGTTGCCAGAGGGACTGGCCATAATTGTAACAAGTTAACAGCTCTTACGCGGCGTCTGTTGCCAGAGGGACTAGCCATAATTGTAACAATAAAGTAACAGCTATTACGCGGCGTCTGTTGCTAGAGGGACTGGCCATTATTGTAACAAGAAGGTAACAGCTCTTACGCGGCATCTGTTGCCAGAGGGACTGGCCGTAATTGTAACAAGAAAGTAACAGCTCTTACGCGGCGTCTGTTGCCAGAGTGACTGGCCATAATTGTAACAAGAGGGTCTTACGTGGCGTCTCTGGCTGTGGAACCGCAACCGCTACCaacaaaactgaaataaaatcaaaaacgcTGCTTACAAAATATAGGGTTAAAAAACCTATTGTCTATTTATTAACTTACGACTCTTACGAGGTacatattctgattgtaatataTGGTAATGTTTTGAGCCAATAACGTCACTATTGACAATGACAGATATCCATAataaatccagatcaaattcataacctattATTAAAATGAGAAACATCTCTAGGTGAATCATTCTAAAATATCCCTATCTAATCTCTTTCTTTAGATTTGGAAAATTTGCGAGTCAAAATGTTAAAAAGctgacaatatttttatattaagatATATTCTGGAATGTTCACAACTATTGTAAAGAAAGTTCGTATTTCATTGATTCTGTATCGTAAGGTGCGTTGGAGCAGTATTGAAGAATTTTACCTGATATACATACTGTAGTCCCAAACATTCGAAAGGCACACATTTGCATTCGCttaaatgtttttacaaatCAGAGGAGCTCAATGTCGTTACTTTGATTTGTACCTTCACTTTACATTCACGCCTATATACATTCAATTTCGCGCATATATACACTCAATTTCGCGCCTATTTTATgcattattttctataattgaAGAATCATTTACCTACTTTAGTTATCGTTTTTTAAGGTTTTCGTATATGTACTTAGGACGCTTTAGTACCTGaatagtacctataggtactataATTAATTTCTTCCCTCTGCGTATTTGGAGAATATTGTAAAGGGATACGCTTATCAGGGAGGATGTGGAAGGGAATTAAAGATGGATTATCAACACTtcagtgtattttattttttattctcacAAGTTTAGCAAGTACAATTAGACTACTTTCAATGACTGCCTCTTTAGGAATGGCGATCCGCACACCCGTTCCATTTGACAAGGAGATGGGATTCTAAATTCAAACGTGACTGTTGTACGACCTTTTGATACACTATTGTTCTTTTTCTTTTATACATAAGAAATTTAACTTATATTATGCTTGTAATTGCTTAAATTAAAGgcctatttgtttttttttctattcttgtATGTGTATGTGGCAATAAATCATTTTCTATTCTTTTCTGAATACTGGtttttgcattgtttttttaggAGTATGGTACATTCGATTATGACAGGACAAACCGCTTCTTGCAGAAAATTGCGCATCACACATGTTACACTTGTGAGGTTTCAATCCCATATGCATCCGCATATGATCAGGGAGATAATCTTTATccctaaacttttttttacatatatcacACGAAAACGGCTTCTCACCAGTGTGAGATCGCAAATGGTAAATCAGACAACTTTTCGCGGAAAATTTCTTTTTACATATGTCACAAGTAGGCTTGTCTTCACTGTGTATTACTTTATGTtgacttaaattatttttatgcttaaatttttttttacacacgtCGCAAGTATACGGCGTTTCTGTACTGTGTACTTGTTTATGACTGTTTAGGTTACCTTTCCTGATAAATGTCTTTTTACATATATCACATTCGTATGGTTTGTGTCCACAGTGGGTTAGTTTATGGACGTTAGCACTGGCTGTTGTCGCAAATGTCAAGTCACATATTCCACACAGGACTTGTTTTACAGAACCAAACGGTTTGCCCTCTGTGTGTATTCGTTTATGTACTATAAAACTACGTTTACGCCAAAAGTGCTCTTTACATACGTTACAGCAGTATGGCTTATTTCCGTTGCCGTTCTGTCCATTTAAATAAACATAGCTCTCATTACATATGTCGCATGAATATGTTTTCCTTTTTACATGGATTTCTTTATGAATCTTGTGTAAATGAACTTTCAAAGACTTTGTGGAACTAAAACCCTTTTcacatattttacatttaaatggtTTTTCCCTTGTGTGTGTTCGTCTATGAGCAGTCAAATATGTTTTAAACCGAAACGTATCATTGCATATTTCACACACGTATGGTATttctagtttttttaataaagtctTCAATGTAAATCTCTTATTAGATATCCTGCGCGTAAATGATTTGTCCCCTATATGTTCCCTTATATGATTTAAAAGATCGTACTTATATTTAAATCCTATCCTACAAATGTCACAGAGGAAGCGTGAGTCTCGGTGGCCTAGTGTATGACTTGCCCAGGCCGATTTTAATGTGAAACATTCTCCACAAATGTAACACCAGAAAGTCTCTTTTTCGATGTATCTAGGAGGTTCGGCCTTTCTTGATTCTAATATAGGCGGGTTACGCCTTCCGGGGTATACCCTTAAACCTTGATTGCGTTTTCCAGGATATACCTTTAATCCGGGCTGTACTGGTGCTGAATCTGGAACCGAAATTAAGCAAATTTGTGTTAGCAGTACAGAAATTAACATTAATACTAACAATGACTCGTTCATCAGTCAAAAAGAATACTATCATATTTCTAGTGCTGTCCTGATTTTTTGAAACGGGGAAACATaactttttgtcaaaaaaaaatcttttattctTCAAACAGTTTTAAAGTAACCATATGAGCAACAGAgataatagctacaaattgatttcgttatagacctatagtttcctaatggggttggccggtcgaaataattagcagagggcgccagcatagcttgccctgtcaatccctaaaattgtgtcaaatttttgtttttttaatgccctggatgccagctcttgaagccaaatctcatagaaaaaggggcaagctatgatggcgccatctctgcaaacctttgacagttgccaaccccatttacaAACAGctagtagttgtacataataaaagtataaatttataatgctGTGCGTGTTTCACTTTGCTGTTAGGAATGCTAAATAATGCCTTACTGCGACAACTACGTTCATTCCTAAGGGGAATACGATTTTTGGTACATGCTTTtatcactgactgtacttttcaaCAACccaaaacacaattagtttgctttgttttattttatataaacttGGGAATCAAACAAGCAAAATAgtacaatgaaataattaatttagacaATACacagccaaaacagtttccacttataaccagagttcggacaaattatcgcaaaaataaatgtggtatggaacaggataaaaaaaaattgaacaattttgaactgcagttttgaatataatctggaaattttattcaaaaatactgtacataatacgagtttaataaatcttgtcctattttgagatataaatgatttttgatggttTTGCGATGATTTGTCCGACCTATGCTTATAACTATTAAAATGTATGATTGCTCAGACTTATTAGGTACAACACCAATATATTTATTGCCTTACATTACAGAAATAATTCCATTctagaaagaagaaagaaagaaaagacatttattgtaaagaccttctacaaacagcgcctcagttacaaaaaagaacttactcactaaacacttaaagctaggtacaatggtagttatagaaaaaggagtaaggtaaggtaacaacaaattttggcgccgctatagtggctacaaaaggacgccactcagcatatgctctggtataaataaataccacagcgctggttttctgtggcaccccgggccggagggtagcttagaactatttgagataaatataaaaatattattttagactCATATATGGGTCCTAAATTATTGTTGTGTTTTCAAAAAGATGGGTGTGTTTCAGAGCCTTGCCCATCATTGTTCTTATACTCACCATAAACTCTACTTGCTTTTGATTGCTGCATCACAACGGGGCCCAGCACCAGATCATCCTTTATCTCATGCTTGTCGTAGAGGTCTCCCCACACCTCAGAGCCCAGCACCAGTTCATTATTTATCTCATGCTTCGCATACAGGTCTCCCCAAACCTCGCTCAGTACACTCTCACTGCTGCTGGGTTCCTCCTTCACATGCGGCTCCTCTTTGATATGAACTTCTTTGAGAGGTGCAGGGTGAGGGTTGACTAGCAAATTATCCTCTTTACATGTAGAGTCTTCGCTTTCTTGCTTCACGCAGGCAGGATCAGGTACAAGAATTGAATTCTCCTCCGTACTAGCAAAGGCATGTTGATCAGATGTTTTCTCTTTCACACGCTCGTGATCAAGTACATCGTGTATTATATTACTGTGCTGTTTCACTTCATCTTTCACACACACATCATCATTAGTCACAAGCAAATCGTCCTCTACACAGGGAAAGTCAGGTTCGGTAGGTTCCACAGAGGTTTTCTGTTTCACGCACCCTCGTGCAAGTGTATTGTCTATCTTTTTCGGCGGTATAACATGTACGAATTCGTCTTTTTTACATACCGACACATTAGATACAGGCTTAGTTTTCACAGACGCCTCTTCTATGAACTCCTGCGCAAGACCGTCTATTGCGTCAACAAATACTTTTATCTCCGCATATTCGGATTCCTCTCTTACTAGCACTAGTTGTATATTCTCAGACATATCAGCCAAGTAAATtgaataaagaaataatatattattcttatttaacacaataataaataacttcTGCTATTTAGATATTTCCATCCGACACCAGACACCACCGTCCACCTCATCAGCTGAAAGTGACAGATATGGCAAACGCTGTCAGCAAGCTGTCAGTGGCACAGGTGCGTTCAAATACAAGTATATAATCGATCCATTTATCCCAGTTTCATCTCATTCTACTCCATAGGGTTATGACCGAGggtcaaagaatataatattcACTAGGAGCTGAGGGTTAagatttagtagtagtagtagtagtaaatcactttattgtacaaaacaaaaattgataacatgaaattcatataaatttaggtacaaaggcgagcttatccctataagggatttcttccagctaaccttagagtaaatgagtggaaaattcgaattagatagatttaccttttttttaagaattcgTGTGTATAAAATGTTTCAAAAGTTATAAACTGCTGCCTCATTTACACAATCGAGTATTTAGTTGTTTCCGAACGTACCGCGTCTGTCTATTGTCAATGTCATGTTATTTCGTAtgtcgtttttaatttttccaaTAAGTTCATGAATTCGTCCATTTCCATCGCAAACAAAACTTTGATTACACTATTAGACTCTATTCAATTAATTTagctggtcaggctttacctttATGTCTttaattaaacataatattCAACATAATTCTAATGGTACGATGGATTATTCAACAGTGTGCCGAACTTGTCTCGGTAAAACGGCTTTGAGGCCCATATTCGCTTCAAATGCGGATTACAGGCGTCATGCTAGTGCTGTGTTCATTACTACAGGCATAAAAGTAAGTTACTGTATACTGTACGGGTAAGAACCAACACCtagtaataccatggttgcaataaacaATTATGATTAAGATTACTATATCTCAACGGTGGAACCGCTCACTAAGCACCATACTGGGCTGGCTGTGATATAGGACCCTTTACAACTCTaaaaggatattttttttattatatatattttatctctgacaaaACTAGTGCCTAGTAGCactgcctacgtcaattcttgggattagttctcaagcggaccccaggctcccatgagccgtagcaaaatgccgggataaggccaggaagatgatgatgttattttatctctgactttttttgttaattgtttcTGCATCTATttacactacaagctgtgttatttgttcgttacGAAGACATTACTTTGGCATAGCgtgcggtgacgtgcgtgcgtgagcgagTGTGTCAACCAACTAGCTAGCTTTagtaccgccggcgggaagcgaatcgtaggtataaatccgagctcgcgcagagagttccataggcctggtcTTTGTATCTTCCAGGCCTGCTCAAGTGAGCAAATAAGACATTACTTTATAGTTACAAAAATTGCTTACAGGTTGAAATAAATGATGGCCTGCCGCAGCAAATGTGCACAACATGCATTAACTACATCAACAGTTCCCTAAAATTCCGAAGACAGTGTAAAAACTCAGAAAACCGGCTTCTCCAACTGAACCAATCAAATGATTCAAATAAAGAAACATTAACTAACAGTAACAAAATAGACGATTGTGACACTGAAgatttaaaatgtaatattttgaaGACTGAATTGAAATATGAATTTGAATTGCCAGATGAATTGGAAACTGTCAAATGTGAAGATTCTGTTGGAGGAAATGGTACTCCGCTCGgctgttttaaaactaaaaataatgaagagaAAGGTTGTGATGTACTGGAAGATGTGAAGGTGATAGGAAACAcaaagtgtgtaaaaaaaagCAAAGTACAAaggtaatttatgttttatttaaactcaaataattccacaatagggagtattactgaaATGTtctgtccgtctttgggtcacaaacttacatatgtgcactaaatttcaacttaattgttccagtagttttggagaaaataggctgtaacagacggacagacagacagacagatgcacgagtgatcctataagggttccgttttttccttttgaggtacagaaccctaaaaactaaaaacaaaaaattggtgTGCGACAGGGTGTCCTGCACGATATGCGGCAAGGACCTGTCGGTGCGGAGTATACGCGCGCACGTCGCGACGCGACACGCCGGGCTCCGGTGCGGGGTGCGTACCACagattataaaattttatttttattttattgataagaatgtttacatgacattacagttgaaccaatgcgtcacgaaacttaaaactaacagcaataataatacataaaacagcaacaattataacaacaataatatcacataacATTAGCTTCGACAGACAGATAAATTATGTtggaacagttgagcacctagcatccatcgcctcacagaataATATACTCACTCACTGCTCACTGCTCACAAAATAGCAAACAGTCATTgattgtaaagcctgaccagttatatatgatcattgtcaagatgGCGCttttttcatgtatagggtgacaggtgactatagtatgaaaaaattagttccagtgaaattccgaagcatggcgcgtgatcatatattactggtcagacttaacctgcaataatatagtttgtcaaaggactgtctcatttcaaacatagactgtAAGAATAAGAaccatactatctttgtcttagtactagcacccaaaataaaaggatgagtataattttttttgttcttatttactgacaatttggtttgaccatctcaagagcctgacactctttggtagagaaatatagtcttattgcgattcctataagaggaaagagaaaatagtgccatgctttgtccttatcaccgaccgggttttttttcattgtcgggttatggcagcataggtaggaggcgatggagaaataccgaaatttataagagtgaaagagaaaaaggattatgctgccatacattaacctgtcaatacatgaatatctctttctcttatccctggtcgctcggtttcatgtctattaatactatactatgtctatggaccATCTATATATTattcttcgaaggccgcaaaaatatgtcacACGCCTTTATGGCTCTACAAAAAATATCTTCGAAGAGTAACTACCTTTTTACGTATTTAactaccttttgaatacatcaaactagttttttatgttactggattcgtcgatctatgaattaaaaacaaaaacggccgttttaactttggacgcatagagacaaatccagcaacgtaaaaactattataatgtattcaaaaggtacttaaatacaaaatacagtacgtagcggcccgtttttttaaatatctattgttACAGCC
It encodes:
- the LOC134752080 gene encoding zinc finger protein ZFP2-like; its protein translation is MSENIQLVLVREESEYAEIKVFVDAIDGLAQEFIEEASVKTKPVSNVSVCKKDEFVHVIPPKKIDNTLARGCVKQKTSVEPTEPDFPCVEDDLLVTNDDVCVKDEVKQHSNIIHDVLDHERVKEKTSDQHAFASTEENSILVPDPACVKQESEDSTCKEDNLLVNPHPAPLKEVHIKEEPHVKEEPSSSESVLSEVWGDLYAKHEINNELVLGSEVWGDLYDKHEIKDDLVLGPVVMQQSKASRVYDSAPVQPGLKVYPGKRNQGLRVYPGRRNPPILESRKAEPPRYIEKETFWCYICGECFTLKSAWASHTLGHRDSRFLCDICRIGFKYKYDLLNHIREHIGDKSFTRRISNKRFTLKTLLKKLEIPYVCEICNDTFRFKTYLTAHRRTHTREKPFKCKICEKGFSSTKSLKVHLHKIHKEIHVKRKTYSCDICNESYVYLNGQNGNGNKPYCCNVCKEHFWRKRSFIVHKRIHTEGKPFGSVKQVLCGICDLTFATTASANVHKLTHCGHKPYECDICKKTFIRKGNLNSHKQVHSTETPYTCDVCKKKFKHKNNLSQHKVIHSEDKPTCDICKKKFSAKSCLIYHLRSHTGEKPFSCDICKKKFRDKDYLPDHMRMHMGLKPHKCNMCDAQFSARSGLSCHNRMYHTPKKTMQKPVFRKE
- the LOC134752081 gene encoding zinc finger protein 771-like; the encoded protein is MSLIKHNIQHNSNGTMDYSTVCRTCLGKTALRPIFASNADYRRHASAVFITTGIKVEINDGLPQQMCTTCINYINSSLKFRRQCKNSENRLLQLNQSNDSNKETLTNSNKIDDCDTEDLKCNILKTELKYEFELPDELETVKCEDSVGGNGTPLGCFKTKNNEEKGCDVLEDVKVIGNTKCVKKSKVQRVSCTICGKDLSVRSIRAHVATRHAGLRCGYCKLEHGSKEALATHAAQCPLKKKRRVSDSGKELVSCDVCHKRMQRNSLRAHQAVKHKGLGPVCEHCGRRFGNKLRLSEHLRAKHGYDKLQCSHCEFKSSSRAALENHERRHRGEKPFVCETCGAKFHAAYLLAQHRHSHRTEKRIKCGLCGAAFKATNSLHAHRAARHGARCHRCPLCARAYSCRHYAVKHLRAVHGFKGTVPPLQVDPAPT